The window GATGTTAGTCAGATGACACTAAGAGAGCTTCGAGAACTAGTAATGTGAGCTCTCACTTTGAATACTCGGCTCCATGAACATACTTGTATTGAGATTTACTAGTCATTACTTCAGAAGTCGTTTTCTTTGGTGGTCACCATGTAATTTGTAAAAGCTGGCTCAGTTGGCCTTATGGTGGGGCTAGGGTTACCCTATGAGATTTTCTATGCTGTGAAAGCATGGTATCAGTGCTCTAGGGCTTGATTTCCCAAGCTGTCAGTGCTTCTTCTGTACAAAATCGAAGCCCCTCCTGGCCACTCACAAGCCTACAGCATGTAGAATTGGGAATCAGTGAACTGATACAGTCCTGCTAATTAGGCGACAATGTTTCCAGTCTAGCTTCAGGAGCTTGATCCTTACAAGCTGCATCTAACAATTTTCTACAGAGTAACAACCCAAAAACAACAGTTTCATCTAGtattttattgttgttgttgttgttcctttttttcctttcttaatATTTATCCTCTGCTAGTGTGCTTCACTAAGATACAATCCTTTGAAAAGTATTTACCAGGGCCAACAAAGATCTCCTTAGGAACATGGTATGTTTATAGAGTGTCCTCCTTACTTACCTTAGGTCCAAGATGTTAAGTCTTTGTTTCTTTCCCACTAGTAATGGGAATTGGTTTCCCTAGAGTGCCAGAGGATAACAAAGTTTCTTCAGATAAATAACCACttcattcttttgttcataCAAGCATCTTGTTTGCTAGGCTCATGTTTTCTGTTGTTTATTGAAATCATCCTTCTCTGTCTATTCCTTTTCTCACACCAAGTTTTCCATAGGTTAGTGGCAAATGTGCTGGCTGCAAAATTCTCAAAGGGAGATGCGATTGCAATTGACATGCCAATGACAGCCACTGCTGTTATTATATATCTAGCAATTGTGCTTGCAGGTTTGGTTGTTGTCTCAATTGCTGACAGCTTTGCAGCACAGGAGATCGCAACCCGGTTACGTGTGTCTAAAGCAAGGGCTGTATTTACTCAGGTAGTTCAATATAATCTGTACaagtcttatttacttttaaattacAAAACTGGTATTGAACTTGTGTACAAATATCTCATGTTTAGCTTTATGCGTTTGGTTGATGTGCCTGTAGTTCACAGTAAATCTTAATGGTGAGGTATTCTTTAGTTCGAGCGCTATGAACTCCAAAAATCTCATCCAATCTTTAAGGTGAAAATGTTTCCTTCTTTAGTGTATTCTGATGTTGCACATGATTcctatttgaaaattatattctGGCATGGTAGATTCTTTTCCTCCAAGTTATTACAATTTCGGGCACCAACAGTTGCGAAGAAAATATAACTGTAGTCCAATAATGTATAAGAATGCACTGTTTGGACCAATCCTTTAATCTGCTACTGATTTGGTTTACTTCTGACTGGCTGGTTGCAAGATTAATTTGTTTGATTTGTCTGTTTAAGGCAGTTTTTAGTGGTTGGAATTGCTTCTAAACTATTGAGAAAATTCAGGATTTTATTCTACGAGGGGGTCGAAAAGTTCCTTTATACAGGTAATGATTTGCTTCTCATCTTGGATTGGGTCATATTACTTAGTAGCAAAGCTCTTACTAGTTCACTCAATAACTTAACAATAGTGTTTTTGCTCACTATCTGGATTTCTTTATCAGAGTTCTATTGTCTGTTATCATCTGTAAGCATCATGGACAGTGATCGGTACTTTGACCTggaatttattttgtaaaattggACTATATCATGTATCATCAGTATTTAGGAGCATTGAACCTCCTATTAGAACAAACTGAGACTGAGAGAGATAGAGagtccaaaagaaaagaaaagcaagggAAGAAAGGGAAGAACCAAATAAACAGTGGAGACAACAAGTAATAACTCAGAGACTAAAGGATTTCAGTGAACAATAATGTGTTACCATACAAGTCACTGTGTTTCCTGATCATGTAGCTCCTTTGATTCAGGAATTTAGAGCAGTGCTAATTTTCATTGCACTGTTTGAATGCCTTCAGTTTCCAGGACATCTCATGCATATGCTAACTATTTTTTCATTCTGCTTTCTTATTGGTTTTCCTTGCATCACATAATTGGTTTAGAAGTACTTGGCTTTAAGACTTTGATTAATCTGAAAGCCAAGCACAATTTTCAATCTATTGATCTAAACAAAATCCATGAAGAGAAAAGTCTATTCATTAAACACAGAGAATTTAAGGAAGATGTCCTTCGATTAGTGCAGTGGGGGGTTAACAATGATGGAAGATCTAACAAGATAATGGAATCCTAAGGAAAGATGTTGTTCAAAATTTGATGGTTCCTAGTCTCTACAATGGTTATTTGTGATCAGATTTGTTTTTGCAGTCGAGTGGTGGAAGCTGCTCCTTATGAAGCTATTGTAATTCCTGCATCTGGAAAGGAGTTAGCTGTCCAGTTAAGATGCCAAGATTTGTCTTGGAATGATTTTCTTTCTAGTGTGTGTATCCTTCCAAGGTAATACTGATACTGTTCTCTGAAattgctttttcttttaaaacatgTATTGATTCACTAAGAAAGGTACAAGTATAacttttaaaaatgtataaatctCTTCCAATTTACTGAATATGTAATTTTGAAACATTTTCCATTCTGGCAGTTCAAATTACTTCACACCAGCTTATCAACCTATAGACTCTGTCACAAATATCCTATTTTCATCAGGAACCACAGGttaaaaagttatttttgaTGGCTGCTTATACCTCCactttattatatttttattttatcatgatTTTCTACATGTTTTTGTGTTTATGCTATGTTGTTCAATAGGAGAACCAAAAGCTATTCCATGGACCCAGCATTCTCCCATTAGGTGTGCTGCTGATACATGGGCACATATTGACGTTCAAGAGGGAGATGTTTTCTGCTGGCCTACAAATTTAGGTTGGGTGATGGGGCCAATATTGCTTTATTCATGCTTTCTGTCTGGCGGAACACTTGCTCTATATCATGGTTCTCCTTTAGGCCGTGGTTTTGGGAAATTCATTCAGGTGATTGCCACAGATTCCTGTGTCAGTTAAGAGTAAAATCATTTCTCCTTGAAATGAGGAGAATTGTTATTTGATCCTTATAATGAACATGCTACGCACATTGGTCCTTACAAATGCCATTACTGCTAACATGAATATCCTACCAATCCCCTACCTCTTGCCTCTTTCCAATTTATGTGCTTTATTAGGATGCAGGAGTAACTGTATTGGGTACTGTTCCAAGCTTAGTTAAGACTTGGAAGAGTACAGGGTGTATGAATGGCCTAAATTGGACAAAGATAAGGTATTTGTCTGTGACATTTATATTTCAACCGGTTCTAATGGTTTGTCAATAAAGTACAAGAGTTTATAATGTTGTGCAGGACTTTTGCTACCACTGGAGAAGCTTCAAACATAGATGATGACCTTTGGCTTTCTTCAAAGGCTTACTACAGTCCCATTGTTGAATGCTGTGGAGGCACAGAGCTTGCATCATCATATATCCAAGGAAACCCTTTACAACCACAAGCATTTGCAGCATTTAGCTCTGCATCAATGTCCACAAGTTTTGTCATCCTGAATGAAAATGGGCTTCCTTATGTAAGCACTTTGACTGGTGTCTACCAGGCTTCAGTATTATTTATTGCAATAGAATTGCTGCAGCAAATACTTTTGAGTTCTGCAATCATTTATGAAGAGTTGGCTTATTTTCTGTTCAATAGGCTGTATTGCCAGTGACTTGTTGTTGCTGTTTCTTTGTGCCTTTTACAGTAGTATCACTTGAACAATTTTAGTAGACCTTTCAATTAAGATCGACTGATGCTTAATATCTAGTTTTCATGGTACAGCCAGATGATCAAGCATGCGTTGGTGAAGTGGGTTTATTTCCTCACTACATGGGAGCAACTAATAGATTGTTGAATGCTGATCATGAGGAGGTGTATTTCAAGGGCATGCCATCATACAAAGGAATGGTATGCTGTTGTTTGACTTGAATTACTTCCTTTTTTAGGTTTTATATAAAGTTGGATTACCTGTTTATATAGcaatgcctagaaaattcgCTTGAAAAGTCATTTCAACAATTCTCAACTTTACACACATTATCATGGACTATAAAACAAGCTGCAGCAAAATGATTTCCAGCCTTTGAGCCTATGTAGTTGCTTTCTTTAGCTGCTGTTCCTATCGTGTTTGCAATCCTTGAGATTTGGCCTCATTAGCTGTGCACAAGTGTCAGTGGAGCTACCAGGATTAAAACAGTGCACTGGTTAAAGGAACAGAAAGTATGTGGTTGGAGTTCCCATGCTTGTAAACTTGGGCATAAATTCATGATTGCATTgtttttgtgaatgatttcaAGGCCTCAAGCATCAGTTCACAGAATCCAAAATAACAGTGTGCCTAGGAGGAATCATGCTCTTTCTAACAATTTTTGTCTTGTTTATCCATTGATAGGTGAGACTTCCTTGGGAAGAATAATATGAGATACATAACAGTAGAAACAGCTGGTTCTCTGTAGGAAACAGCTATGCATCAAGACTATTAAATGCAAACCAATACTAAGAACCACTTCAAGTCTAGTCTTTCTCAATGGATGAGAGCTCTGGGATTTTATACTTTATAGAATTTCTGTGGATAAAATCGGGGTGGTCCTTTACTTCTTTTATAACTTAATTTCTATTCTCAGCAACTTAGGCGACATGGTGACATCATCAAACGCACTATTGGAGGGTTTCTCATTGTACAAGGCCGGGCTGATGATACCATGAATCTGGGGGGGATAAAGGTATATCTCTATCATACTGCAGATACAGTCTCTTTACCTGCGCTATCTTTCTGTCTGTCTAcagttttatcttttttgttttggagATTGCTGCTCTAGTTAATTCGAAAAACACCGAGAGCTATTAcccttttcttattttgtagCTTGCCTTTTTACCTATGTTTTACTGAGAAAACTGATTGTATTCGTATAGAGTCCAGGATGGAAGATTTCTacctaaaattttcttttgagacATAACTTCTTGAGTTGGAAATGGATTTAATTTTCTTCTCTAATATAATAGAATGGCTGGCCTTGAGCTATTATTGGTTTTCTGCAAGTCAGTACTTTGTTAGTTTgctacttatttatttatttttatttcctgTGCAGACTAGTTCAGTTGAGATTGAGCGTGTATGTAACCAGGCTCATGATGGTATCTTGGAAACTGCCGCAGTCAGCACTCCACCGCCGAATGGTGGCCCAGAGCTGTTGGCTGTATTTGTTGTGCTAAAGGAAGGAATCCGTGCTGACCCTGATTTGCTGACGATGAAATTCTCAAGAGCCATACAGAGCAACCTCAACCCTTTATTTAAGGTTTGCCAATGCCCCTGAAAATGCAGTGATTGTCTTGTTTTCATATTCGATTACTTTAATTCTTGGGGTGCTAATCCGTGCAGCACCTAACCATTGGAGTATACATGCTAGACAAGGACTAATGTAGAGTTTACAAAGAAAATCACAAAGAACCTTAGTCACAGCAAtgacttttcttatttttccccCCTTTCTACGAACAAAGAATCTGAATCCATTCCATGTCAGCGATGGGGTTAGTTCGATGTTCTGACTTCTCCAAACCCCTGAAATTGAAATGAATGACAACCTTGGGATAGGTACCTAAAGTTTGTATAACCTTTACCATGACACTGGAGAAACATATTCCTAGGATATTGAGTCTAGTGCAGTTTGAAGTGGATGCCATGTAAATAACATATTGCATGCTTGCCTGTCCCAAAGTAGTTTGTTCAAGATCCGGTGTAGATAGAgggtgtcttttttttttgccggaAACAATAGACCCTACATTTTGTTCTATACTATGGGGGAGGGGAGAGGGGGGGGACCTAAAGAGGCCTAGAGAGAAACCGGAGGGGACTAAACCACCTACTGGCCCAAATAAGTGCACTATGCACTCGTCCGGTAGCCACTTGAAGTGGCCTGCCACATTTAGTGGCAAATGGTGGGAGGCAGGGTTTGAAACCCTGACCTCCCACCCCACAGAGGATAGGTAGTATTATTCTGGCCCACTTTACTGCTGAACTTATAACTTAATTGCTATAGATAATTTTCCATACCAAGTGCCAGTAATACTCAGTACTTGGTGATCATGAATCTTGTTGAACAACACACTATATGGAAGTTTTACAAGTCAAGTTATACTTTAGCATCATCTCCCTTGGCCAGTCAAACTTATATCGGACAAAGGATTTTAATGTTTCTGTGCAAGAGCAGATGTGCTACTGTGAAGTGCATTAAATTTGTGCGCCGCAAGAAAACATTCGGTAGCAGTTGGATGAGATGGGATACTCAATCTATTCTCTaatcttctctttttcttccctGTTGAAAGTGAACCAGAGTCACTGATAAAGTCACATTGCACTAAGTTTGGTTTGATTGGTATAGGTGTCTGATTTCTGTTCTAACTTAATGTAGGTAAGTTTTGTGAAGATTGTCCCTGAGTTTCCTCGAACGGCATCAAAT is drawn from Coffea arabica cultivar ET-39 chromosome 1c, Coffea Arabica ET-39 HiFi, whole genome shotgun sequence and contains these coding sequences:
- the LOC113723694 gene encoding probable CoA ligase CCL12 gives rise to the protein MGKSISDVGVEDLVGAGLSVEEAKGFQRHLKDSIFKVSRNSDNGEEPFDPKELWRELTAQKLLKPWHPHALHQLIYYSVYHNYDESTNGPPIYWFPSLYQSKNTNLGRLMETHCPKLLGALYKDPIASFRQFHRFSVEQPEVYWSIVLDHLSIKFLKAPDCILDTSDKSKHGGKWFPGSVLNIAECCLIPSSCPKKEDDSLAIIWRNEGCDDLDVSQMTLRELRELVMLVANVLAAKFSKGDAIAIDMPMTATAVIIYLAIVLAGLVVVSIADSFAAQEIATRLRVSKARAVFTQDFILRGGRKVPLYSRVVEAAPYEAIVIPASGKELAVQLRCQDLSWNDFLSSVCILPSSNYFTPAYQPIDSVTNILFSSGTTGEPKAIPWTQHSPIRCAADTWAHIDVQEGDVFCWPTNLGWVMGPILLYSCFLSGGTLALYHGSPLGRGFGKFIQDAGVTVLGTVPSLVKTWKSTGCMNGLNWTKIRTFATTGEASNIDDDLWLSSKAYYSPIVECCGGTELASSYIQGNPLQPQAFAAFSSASMSTSFVILNENGLPYPDDQACVGEVGLFPHYMGATNRLLNADHEEVYFKGMPSYKGMQLRRHGDIIKRTIGGFLIVQGRADDTMNLGGIKTSSVEIERVCNQAHDGILETAAVSTPPPNGGPELLAVFVVLKEGIRADPDLLTMKFSRAIQSNLNPLFKVSFVKIVPEFPRTASNKLLRRVLRDQLKQELNIRSKI